The sequence TACTAATGCTGGAGTTATTTCTTTGACATATTTTTCTTTCAGACGGTTCATTCAGTTGCACCCTCCTTCCTTGATTCTTACTTATCTAAAACTTCACCAGTTTTTTTGGAAACACGGACTTTTTTTCCGTCAATTTCTTTATAACCGACACGAGTTGCTTCGCCGTTTGATGGATCAATTAACATAACATTAGAAACGTGAATTGGCGCTTCTGTTTCGATAATTCCACCTTGTGGAGCAGCTGCGTTAGGCTTTTGATGTTTTTTCATCATATTTACGCCTTCAACGATTACTTTATCTTTTTTAGGGAACGCAGTTAAAACTACGCCTTCTTTGTTTTTGTCTTTCCCAGTGATAACTTTTACTTTATCGCCTTTTTTAACGAACATTTTTGTTTCGCACCTCCTTTAAAAAAGTCTTTATTATAACACTTCTGGTGCTAGTGAAACGATTTTCATGAAATTGTTTTCACGTAGTTCACGAGCTACAGGGCCGAAAATACGTGTACCACGTGGACTTTTATCATCACGGATAATAACACATGCATTTTCATCAAATTTGATATAAGAACCATCATTACGACGAGCTCCTGATTTAGTACGTACAATTACGGCTTTAACTACTTCGCCTTTTTTGACAACACCGCCTGGCGTTGCTTGTTTTACAGTAGCAACGATAACATCGCCAATGTTTGCAGTTTTGCGTCCTGATCCGCCTAACACTTTAATTGTTAGTACTTCGCGGGCTCCAGAGTTGTCAGCGACTTTTAAACGACTTTCTTGTTGGATCACGTTGTGTATCCTCCTTTCAGATTTTAAGCTTCAATCTATAGGAAAATCTCGCTTAGATAATAACTGCTTCTTCAACTACCTCTAGTAAACGGAAACGTTTTGTAGCCGATAATGGACGAGTTTCCATAATTTTCACGATGTCCCCAGTTTTTGCAACGTTGTTTTCATCATGTGCTTTGTATTTCTTAGAATATTTAACACGTTTACCGTAGATTTTGTGTGTTTTTTTCGTTTCAACAACAACAACAATGGTTTTATCCATTTTGTCAGAAACCACACGGCCTTGATAAACTTTACGTTGATTTCTTTCTTCAGTCATACGTTTAATGGCCTCCTTCCATATTAAGCTTGTTCACGCAATACAGTTTTGATGCGTGCAATCGATTGACGTACTTCTTTAATACGCGCAGTGTTTTCTAGTTGCCCAGTTGCAAGTTGGAATCTTAAGTTAAACAATTCTTCTTTGAATTCTTTTTCTTTTTCAAGCATTTCGGCAGTGGTTAATTCTTTGATATCTTTAACCTTCATTCGATTCACCACCCATTTCCTCACGTTTTACAATTTTAGTTTTCACTGGTAATTTGTGAGAAGCAAGTCTTAATGCTTCGCGAGCAACTTCTTCAGGTACGCCAGCAACTTCAAACATGATTTTTCCACGTTTTACTGGTGCTACCCAGCCTTCAGGAGCCCCTTTACCAGATCCCATACGTACCCCAATTGCTTTGGCAGTATAAGACTTATGAGGGAAAATTTTGATCCATACTTTCCCACCACGTTTCATGTAACGAGTCATCGCAACACGAGCAGCTTCAATTTGACGGTTTGTAATCCAATGTGAATCAACAGCTTGTAAGCCCCATTCACCAAAAGATACTTCTTTGCCACCTTTAGCTTCCCCACGCATTTTTCCTCTAAACTCACGACGGTGTTTTACACGTTTAGGTACTAACATGATTATTTCCCTCCTTTCTCAGTGTTCTTTTTTTCTGGAAGAATTTCTCCACGATAGATCCACACTTTAACTCCTAGTTTTCCGTATGTTGTATCTGCTTCTTCCCAAGCGTAATCGATATCCGCACGCAATGTATGAAGCGGAACAGTTCCTTCAGAATATCCTTCTGCACGGGCAATATCAGCACCGTTTAGACGTCCAGATACTTGAGTTTTAATTCCTTGTGCTCCTGATCTCATTGTACGTTGAATCGCTTGTTTTTGTGCACGACGGAATGCTACACGGTTTTCTAATTGACGTGCAATTCCTTCTGCCACTAATTTAGCATCTAAATCTGGTTTTTTGATTTCCACAATATTGATGTGTACACGTTTACCAGTTAATTTATTTAATTCTTTTCTTAGGTTTTCAACTTCAGATCCGCCTTTACCAATTACCATACCTGGTTTAGCTGTGTGAAGAGAAATGTTTACACGTTTTGCAGCGCGTTCGATTTCAACTTTTGACACAGCGGCATCAGCAAGGTTTTTAGCGATAAACTTACGGATGTTTAAGTCTTCGTGCAAGTATTCTGCATACTCTTTTTCAGCATACCATTTGGCATCCCAATCACGGATAACACCGACACGCATTCCAATTGGATGTACTTTTTGACCCACTGGTTGTCCCTCCTTATTTTTCTGTTACAACTACTGTAATATGACTTGTTCTTTTGTTGATTGGTGATGCTGATCCTTTCGCACGAGGACGGAAACGTTTCATTGTTGGTCCTTCGTTTACAAAAGCTTCAGATACAACCAAATTTTCAACATCTAAGTCGTAATTGTTTTCTGCATTTGCAACTGCTGATAATAATACTTTTTCGATCAATCCAGCAGATTTGTTTGGCGTGAATTTCAATACTGAAATTGCTTCTGCTACGCTTTTCCCTCTAATAAGATCAATCACAATACGTGCTTTACGAGGTGAAGTGCGAACTGTTTTAGCAGTTGCCTTTGCTGAAGTAATTTGTTCTGACATTTGCAATTCCTCCCCTCATTAATTAACGTGTTGTTTTCTTATCGTCGGCGCCATGTCCACGATATGTTCTTGTTGGTGCGAATTCACCTAATTTGTGTCCAACCATATCTTCTTGGATATAAACTGGGACATGCTTTCTTCCATCATATACAGCAATTGTATATCCAATAAAACTTGGGAATATGGTAGAACGGCGAGACCATGTTTTAATCACTTTTTTCTTTTCAAGGTCTTTTTGTGCATCCACCTTCTTTAAAAGATGATCATCAGCAAAAGGGCCTTTCTTCAAACTACGACTCATGGTGAACCTCCTCTCAAAATGTATGACTATTTAAGCCACGAGTACCTGTTTATTTTGTTTTACGACGACGAACAATAAGTTTGTCAGATTGTGCTTTTTTATTACGAGTTTTGAACCCAATAGCAGGTTGACCCCATGGGCTAACTGGTGCTTTACGTCCAACTGGTGCTTTACCTTCACCACCACCGTGTGGGTGATCGTTAGGGTTCATTACGCTACCACGAACTGTTGGGCGTTTTCTCATCCAACGGCTACGTCCAGCTTTACCAATGTTAATCAATTCATGTTGTTCATTTCCAACAGAACCAATTGTTGCACGACATGTAGCAAGAATCATACGTACTTCACCTGAGTTCAAGCGAATTAATACATATTTACCTTCTTTACCAAGTACTTGTGCGCTAGTTCCAGCAGAACGAATTAATTGTCCGCCTTTACCAGGTTTCATTTCAATGTTATGAACAACAGTACCAACTGGGATGTTTGAAAGTGGTAATGCATTCCCTGGTTTGATATCTGCTTCAGGACCTGAAACAATTTGTGTTCCAACTTCTAATCCCTTTGGAGCTAAAATGTATGTTTTCACTCCATCAGTGTAGTGAATCAACGCAATATTTGCTGATCTATTTGGATCATACTCGATTGTTTTCACAACTCCGACAACGTTGTCTTTGTTACGTTTGAAATCAATCACACGATATTGACGTTTATGACCGCCACCTTGATGACGAACAGTGATGCGACCATTGTTATTACGGCCAGCATTATTTTTAAGTGGTTGTAACAAAGTTTTTTCAGGTGTTGATGTTGTGATTTCCGCAAAATCAGAACCTGTCATGTTACGACGACCATTTGAGGTAGGTTTGTACTTCTTAATCGCCACGCGTTTTCCCTCCTATAATAATATTTTTATTTTTACTCAGCTTCAAAAAGTTGAATTTCTTTTGAATCGTCAGTTAACGTCACAATAGCTTTACGACGTTTTTTTGTATATCCTGCATATTTACCCATTCTTTTGAACTTAGGTTTCACATTCATGATATTCACGTTTTTAACTTTCACTTCAAAAGCAGCTTCAACAGCTTGTTTCACTAATGTTTTGTTTGCACGAGTATCCACTTCAAAAGTGTATTTTTTCTCATCCATCGCAAGCATTGATGCCTCAGTTATAACTGGGCGTTTAATTACATCTAGTAATTCCATTATGCAAGCACCTCCTCTACTTGAGTAAGAGCAGTTTGAGTAAATAATAGCTTATCGTTTG comes from Vagococcus entomophilus and encodes:
- the rpsC gene encoding 30S ribosomal protein S3 gives rise to the protein MGQKVHPIGMRVGVIRDWDAKWYAEKEYAEYLHEDLNIRKFIAKNLADAAVSKVEIERAAKRVNISLHTAKPGMVIGKGGSEVENLRKELNKLTGKRVHINIVEIKKPDLDAKLVAEGIARQLENRVAFRRAQKQAIQRTMRSGAQGIKTQVSGRLNGADIARAEGYSEGTVPLHTLRADIDYAWEEADTTYGKLGVKVWIYRGEILPEKKNTEKGGK
- the rplV gene encoding 50S ribosomal protein L22, whose product is MSEQITSAKATAKTVRTSPRKARIVIDLIRGKSVAEAISVLKFTPNKSAGLIEKVLLSAVANAENNYDLDVENLVVSEAFVNEGPTMKRFRPRAKGSASPINKRTSHITVVVTEK
- the rplB gene encoding 50S ribosomal protein L2, with protein sequence MAIKKYKPTSNGRRNMTGSDFAEITTSTPEKTLLQPLKNNAGRNNNGRITVRHQGGGHKRQYRVIDFKRNKDNVVGVVKTIEYDPNRSANIALIHYTDGVKTYILAPKGLEVGTQIVSGPEADIKPGNALPLSNIPVGTVVHNIEMKPGKGGQLIRSAGTSAQVLGKEGKYVLIRLNSGEVRMILATCRATIGSVGNEQHELINIGKAGRSRWMRKRPTVRGSVMNPNDHPHGGGEGKAPVGRKAPVSPWGQPAIGFKTRNKKAQSDKLIVRRRKTK
- the rpsQ gene encoding 30S ribosomal protein S17, whose product is MTEERNQRKVYQGRVVSDKMDKTIVVVVETKKTHKIYGKRVKYSKKYKAHDENNVAKTGDIVKIMETRPLSATKRFRLLEVVEEAVII
- the rplN gene encoding 50S ribosomal protein L14, which codes for MIQQESRLKVADNSGAREVLTIKVLGGSGRKTANIGDVIVATVKQATPGGVVKKGEVVKAVIVRTKSGARRNDGSYIKFDENACVIIRDDKSPRGTRIFGPVARELRENNFMKIVSLAPEVL
- the rpmC gene encoding 50S ribosomal protein L29 — its product is MKVKDIKELTTAEMLEKEKEFKEELFNLRFQLATGQLENTARIKEVRQSIARIKTVLREQA
- the rpsS gene encoding 30S ribosomal protein S19, with amino-acid sequence MSRSLKKGPFADDHLLKKVDAQKDLEKKKVIKTWSRRSTIFPSFIGYTIAVYDGRKHVPVYIQEDMVGHKLGEFAPTRTYRGHGADDKKTTR
- the rplX gene encoding 50S ribosomal protein L24, encoding MFVKKGDKVKVITGKDKNKEGVVLTAFPKKDKVIVEGVNMMKKHQKPNAAAPQGGIIETEAPIHVSNVMLIDPSNGEATRVGYKEIDGKKVRVSKKTGEVLDK
- the rplP gene encoding 50S ribosomal protein L16 → MLVPKRVKHRREFRGKMRGEAKGGKEVSFGEWGLQAVDSHWITNRQIEAARVAMTRYMKRGGKVWIKIFPHKSYTAKAIGVRMGSGKGAPEGWVAPVKRGKIMFEVAGVPEEVAREALRLASHKLPVKTKIVKREEMGGESNEG
- a CDS encoding 50S ribosomal protein L23, with translation MELLDVIKRPVITEASMLAMDEKKYTFEVDTRANKTLVKQAVEAAFEVKVKNVNIMNVKPKFKRMGKYAGYTKKRRKAIVTLTDDSKEIQLFEAE